The Staphylococcus carnosus genome has a segment encoding these proteins:
- a CDS encoding AraC family transcriptional regulator, translating into MIVQLLWKKFKKENFESNIDECGIELGTPNVGYTYTVTKTAVLHVITQGTGTFTYNGQTYHLKKGDLFLLKEGMEVSYTASKNNPWSYYWVGMSGKQVMTYLSRSSIIDKVVEQQQNISDISRVIQDICHTAENMQIENSDDILLSQYLFELLYALQKTFPKKFTYTEQEVDQKIQFALQFMNQNYMYDISVSAIADASNLSRSYLYKTFQKHFSTSPKDYLHNLRMYHASQHLINSNDPIYAIAEKVGYHHDPLIFSRAFKRHFNMNPSEYRSAFGISQH; encoded by the coding sequence ATGATTGTGCAGTTGCTTTGGAAAAAATTTAAAAAAGAAAATTTTGAGTCTAATATTGATGAATGCGGGATTGAACTAGGCACCCCTAATGTCGGTTATACATATACTGTGACTAAAACAGCTGTCTTGCACGTCATTACACAAGGTACTGGAACATTTACTTATAATGGGCAAACATATCATTTGAAAAAAGGAGATTTATTTTTGCTGAAAGAAGGCATGGAAGTCAGTTATACTGCTTCCAAAAATAATCCTTGGTCGTATTACTGGGTCGGGATGAGCGGCAAACAGGTTATGACCTATTTATCACGCTCAAGCATTATAGATAAAGTTGTAGAACAACAGCAAAATATTTCTGATATTTCCCGGGTAATACAAGATATCTGCCACACAGCAGAAAATATGCAAATCGAAAATTCTGATGATATCTTATTAAGTCAGTATTTATTTGAACTGCTCTATGCGCTTCAAAAAACATTTCCGAAAAAGTTTACTTATACCGAGCAAGAAGTTGATCAAAAAATTCAATTTGCACTCCAATTTATGAACCAAAATTACATGTATGATATCTCCGTATCTGCTATTGCAGATGCATCTAATTTAAGTCGAAGCTATCTCTATAAAACATTCCAAAAACATTTCAGTACTTCACCTAAAGATTATCTTCATAACTTGCGTATGTACCATGCTTCTCAACATTTAATCAATTCTAATGATCCGATTTATGCTATAGCCGAAAAGGTTGGATACCATCATGATCCCTTGATTTTCTCTCGCGCATTTAAACGACATTTTAATATGAATCCATCTGAATATCGTTCAGCTTTCGGTATATCTCAGCATTAA